In one window of Rhizobium oryzihabitans DNA:
- a CDS encoding UDP-2,3-diacylglucosamine diphosphatase, whose product MKSVAGQIETRQFRTLFISDVHLGSKAAKTDYLLDFLKYHEAETIILVGDIVDGWRLRRSWYWPQGCNDVVQKILRKARKGTRIVYIPGNHDEFLREFPGMHFGGIEVAERMIHEAADGKKYLVIHGDEFDVVVRNARLLAYLGDWAYDAAIAINIAIAAVRRRIGLPYWSFSAWAKLQVKHAVNFIGEFQRVVADEARRNNVDGVICGHIHHAVMEDMDGIRYINTGDWVESCTAIAENADGSFELITWMQTSDVTAEQTSDEMEPVDIPGLIGKHAA is encoded by the coding sequence AAATCCGTGGCCGGTCAAATCGAAACCAGACAGTTCAGAACGCTTTTCATTTCGGATGTCCATCTTGGGTCCAAGGCGGCCAAGACGGATTATCTGCTCGACTTCCTGAAATATCACGAGGCCGAGACGATCATTCTGGTCGGCGACATCGTCGATGGCTGGCGCCTGCGCCGCAGCTGGTACTGGCCGCAGGGCTGCAACGACGTGGTGCAGAAGATCCTGCGCAAGGCCCGCAAGGGAACGCGCATCGTTTATATTCCTGGCAACCACGACGAATTCCTGCGGGAATTTCCGGGCATGCATTTCGGCGGCATCGAAGTGGCCGAGCGCATGATCCACGAGGCTGCCGACGGCAAGAAATATCTGGTCATCCATGGCGACGAGTTCGACGTGGTGGTGCGCAATGCCCGCCTTCTCGCCTATCTCGGAGACTGGGCATATGACGCGGCGATTGCGATCAACATCGCCATTGCCGCCGTGCGCCGTCGCATCGGCCTGCCTTACTGGTCGTTCTCGGCCTGGGCGAAGCTTCAGGTGAAGCACGCCGTCAACTTCATCGGCGAATTCCAGCGCGTGGTCGCCGACGAGGCACGCCGCAACAATGTCGACGGCGTCATCTGTGGGCACATTCACCATGCGGTGATGGAAGACATGGACGGCATCCGCTACATCAACACCGGCGACTGGGTGGAAAGCTGCACGGCAATCGCCGAGAACGCCGATGGCAGCTTCGAGCTGATCACCTGGATGCAGACAAGCGACGTTACCGCCGAACAGACATCGGATGAGATGGAGCCGGTGGATATTCCGGGTCTGATCGGGAAGCATGCGGCCTGA